Part of the Diceros bicornis minor isolate mBicDic1 chromosome 17, mDicBic1.mat.cur, whole genome shotgun sequence genome is shown below.
TTTAGGGAGGGTTCtagaatccttttaaatttgggtTTTCAGAAGTGGAAGCTGTCCCCAGTGATAGATGAGCAGTGTGAAATCCACTCCCCTCCTGGAATCCTAAGGATTCTGAGCTGACTCTAGCCCAAAGTGCTGCTGAGACTCTCCTCCCGAATTCTGGCCCTGAAATATTTTCACGAAATTACAGATACagcaaggaaaagaggagagtCTTTCTCATCTCTCTCCAAAGGCAATAATGTTGGACACCGTTCCGTCTCTACAGTCATTTAACTTTTGGCCAGGAAGCTTCACAGACAGGAGAGTCCATGTGAGAGCTGAAACCAACTGGGAAGAATCCAGGAAGAGAGGCAAGAAAAGATCTCAGAATGACCACGGGGCTCACGAGATTGCACAGACAACCGAACAGATGCCCGTGGCTTGGTGGCCAGCCATTACCCAGGAAACCCACATGATCCCACTTATGAATCCCTGCTTTTCACTCTCTCTCAATGCCAGCCAGCAGGAAGAGAGCGATGTCTCATTACCCAACATCACAGAAGAGGGAGGTTATCCTCAAATCTGGAATATCCAAACACTGAAGTTtgcctttttctcattttaatcattttagatGGAAATCCTTAATTGCATCATATATTTCCCTGCCTGCTTAACTAGACAGAGAACATAACTTAGCACGTCCCTGATTCCTGCGAGGTCCCTTCTCTCCTTGTGGCCTCACAATTCAGTGTCTCATCTGGAGCTGTGACTGTCCCCTCCACAGCCCGTCAGCCCTTGCTTctgctctccctctctgtttctaACAACCACACCTACTCCATCCCCACCTTACAGTCCACTGCGACTCATCATAAATGCGATCATCAAGGAAGGCTTTCGAGAGTGGCCACATGCACCAGTGCCCCAGGGTTTTCCTACACGTGCACCTTCAGTCTTCGATTTTCTAGCTTTTGGTAGAAACGCACACATAGGGAAATGTTTCCCACCTACAAGAAAAACAGAGCTGTGGACGCGCTGAAAACGACAGGTGGGCCCTGCCTCACTGAGCACTGGGCATAAAAGGACCCTCTGCCCTTCTGAAGGGAGCAGCTGGGCTCAGCTCCTGCTGACTGAGGCCGGAAAGCAGAAATGCAGGATCAACGAGACCAGaccttttgtttttcaaaagaaaccaaaaatccAGGTCTACATGTGAAATCTTCCAATgcttcttgtatttttatttttccagctttattgagatataattgtcaTATCCAATATTTCTTAACATTGTGTCCTATTTGACCCACGAGTCACTGACTTAGGACCTCTCATCAGGAGCACCCTGCAGTTTTAGGTTAGGTGCTCTGTGATTGCTATTTGGAGTTCTGCAGGCATGTAAAACCATATACCAGAGGGTTGCAGAtgcacaaaagtaaataaataaataaaacaaaaaacaaacacacttcCTGAGGAGTAGAAGGCAACTACCAGGAGCGGAGTCTGGCTGGGTGTGGGTGAAGCCTGGGTTCCCCGTGTGTACACATGGGTACTGCTCCTGGGCAAATGTGACCCCTCCCCCAAAGCACAGAGAGCAGTCCTGCAGGGGACATAAGCTCTTTTCCCAGCGTGCCAGgctcttctctctttctagcCATGCCAAATTGCCTCAGAGCAGCTGGGGAGCGCCTGGCTGATTTATGGCTCAGCTACCATGGCTTCTGGAAACTTTGTTCTTCCTGACCCTAGTCCTGTGATTTACAAAAGAGATCTGTAACCCAAcagtaatttctctttctctaccaGGGCAATAAAGTGCAGGGAAGAGTCTAGAAGCTGGCTTCTATTTCCCAGGGCATCGGAGTTGGCACTCGTGGGTAAGATGCTAACCTGCTAcgtttcttccttcctccataaaacACATGTCTCAAGTAACCTCCTGCTTTCAGGATTTCCAATCTATGACAATTTTCTGCAGCCCAGCCACTAAATTTAACAGAAAAAGTAAAGCCCTAAAAGATCAAAGAAGCTCTTATTCAGTGACATTAGAAGCCCAGGGCTTGGCTGCCCAGGCCAGAGCCTGCACATGAGCCTCTCTGTGCCCAGTGTGAAAATTTCTTTGGCACTCGCAAGACTAACAATTATTAGTCCCTCCTTAAGAATCCAGGAGCTGGTCATCTGATTGAGGATGTCTCTAGCTAGGCCTGCTGCCTCCGCACCCTGGAAAGTCAGCGGTGAGAGGGATGAAATTTAAAAGCACTCAATTCCATTTCCCACGGACTGCTCTGCTAAGGAGTTTGGTTGGGTAGGAAATGAATAaagttggttaaaaaaaaatgtttaagtaatCCTTAGGTTTCCATTTTCCATGGAAAAAAATTCTGGTGTTGGAGTCAGAAAATGTGAGTTCTAGACTCAACTCTGCCCCTGCTGGCCTGTGTGATGGTGGGTTAGTTATTCCACTTCTCTGCATCAGGTTCCTCCTTCATCTAGGGAGGCATTTACGGCCCCTCCCAGCTCTCATGCTCTGTCCATCTGTGACCCTGGAAATTGCCCTTCGCAGTGCTCTGCTGCTCATGGGAAGGTTTGAGTGAGAATCCTCATTCTACTTTGGTTGGAAACTAACTATTGAAAAAAATATGACCAGTATATCCATCCTATTCTTACAAGATATATTcagattatatttctatatattaaatcACATCTTAAGTGCAATTATTTAAGGAGATTCTGCTGTGAATCCTTTAGGCAAAGAAACTTCTGGTAAAATAGCAGCTACCCTGAGTCTGTTTTTTATgtcatatttcatttatttttttattttatttttttttaattttatttattttacttttccccccatagccccagtagatagttgtatgtcatagctgcacattccttctagttgctgtatgtgggacacggcctcagcatggccagagaagcagtgcgtcggtgcacgcccgggattgaacccaggccaccagcagcagagcgcacacacttaaccgctaagccacggggccggcccaatgtcatatttcatttaaatgtttGTTTCAGAGAACAAACCTGAAGTCTGCAGGGACCCTGCCTCTATCTGAGAGTGCAGgtggctccagccccacccccagtggCTGTTCAGTGTCACAGAGGCTGcctggcagagggaagagcccAACTCTGCTGAGAGCCTATTTCCTGCTAAACTCTTTAACTTGCAGCCTCCTCTGAGCCTCACAACAACCATGTGAGGCAAGTGGAATCAGCttccttattttgcagatgacaAAACCGAAGCTTGGAGAGGTTAAATGAGGTGCAGCTGATGCTCAGTGATTCAGACCCCAGTTCTCTAACTTCTAAGGCAAGCAAGCCAAGAAACCCCGAGTTGAGAATGGGGAGGGCTGTCCCGTTGCCCTGCGCTGGGCTGGGTCCTCTGTGGGAAGCCGCAGTGGCTGTGGGAACAAGCTGAGGGGGCGCAGAGCATTCAGGCCTGAGTAGGGACCCCAAGGAGAGCTGAGGCAGCTGCTCTCCAGTCACGTGGAAGCAAAGGGAGACCCACAGGAGTAGAGCGAGCCGGCTTCTTCTGCCTCCGGGTCTCTTGTCTCCTCTACCTGACAGGAGGAAAGGGAAGCTGGGACACACCCAAGGAACATTACAGGGTACCCCCACCTGCAAAGTGAGCAGGTGGGTGCAGTGGACGTGAAGGGGCCAGGGAGAGAAGGGGATGCTGAAGACGAGGACCAGGGTGGGTGAGATTTTGAAGACCACTGTAATAATGTACAAAAACTCTGAACTGGAGTCTAACTTATGGGTTCCATCCCTGGGGCTACCTGTGAGACCCTGCATTTGTCCCAAGGATGAAGATGCGAGGAAGTGTATGAGGAAGGCTCTAGTGGAGTGCCAACCCCCTGGAATGTTAAAATGTGAGGGGAGGAGAACAGCAACGGTAGTAAGGAAGGGCTCTAGAGAAAGACATATACATACAGCTGTGTGCTTTCAGAGCCCTACAGGGGAAAAAGCACAGGGCACCTGCTGGTTTTCCATCAGAGAGAGAAACTAGAGTGTAACAAAAGCCTATATACACATTTAGGAACCATGAATTCATTCGCTCTTCTTGCTTAGTACCAATCAGACCCTCACAGTGTCCTGTTCTGTTACATCTCCCCTGAGGACGATGGGCCACCCATTAGCTGTATGCCCTTGAACATGTCACATTCCCTCTGAGCCACAACCGTCTTATCTGCCAAAGAGGAAAACAATGCCTAGCCTACCTGCCTCATTTGGTTATTGTAGGGTAATACTGATGATGATAACAGCCAATCTTTGTATAGTGCTTACATGCTTACGTATTGTTACATAGTGTTACACATTACATAAACGttgtacatatattaactcatttaacccccAAAACAGCCCTATGAgattggtactattattatcccccactttacagggaaggaaactgaggtacagggtGGTTTCAGAACTTGCCCAGTGTCACCCAGCAGGTtagtggcagaggtgggatttgaacccagaaaaTCTGGCACAAGAGTCCGTGCTCCTAACCTCTTTGTTCTATGACATGATGTCTGAGGGCACTAAATGCATTTTCAGTGGACGGTGCCGTTCTCATTCCTGCTAGGACCACTCCCACAGGGGAGCATGAAAGCAGAGGAGGATTCAGCAGGCGAGGACAGCGCCTCCAGCCTTGGATCCACGGACCCCACTGGGCAGGTGCAGAGCTTctaggaggagaggaaaggaatggcACATCCGCCCGGCCCTTCCCAACCACAGGACTGTCTTCCCATGCTCTTGTTCAAAGCAGAGTATCTCTGCTGCCAAGAGCGGGTTTGTCTGTCTCCTGGAGACAGCGGTTGTCAAGCCCTGAGAGAACAGCAAGCATGTCAAAAATAGCAGCGCCAGCAGACTGCGTGGCTTCAATTTCCTTTTGAAATGTCGGTTTTGCTCTCACCAAAGAGCCGGGGTCTGTCTATGCTTCCTGCagcctgcagtggaggctgctTAAGGTTCCAAGATGCTTGCTAAGGGCAGGCAAAGAGTATCTGCTGGGGCCCATGACAGACTAAGGAAAATCCTCTTCATAGTAACAGTGATGAGGTTGgagttgtgttaaaaaaaaaaaaaatagtcacaaACCCCACCAGGGCTAAGCGAAGTGATAGACAAGGTGAGACCAGTATTAATGACACTTACTATAATGTAGGCCCCTTTTCTCTTTCGTTCTGCGAATGAGGGAGTCACTGTCTTATTTGGATAACCCTTCACAAGGGGTCACCAAGAGGTTTCCACTCCCTCTTTAGGATACCAAGGGGATGAGGACCAAGAAGGGACAAAGAGGCAGGTGAACTCCTTTCTCCAGGAGTTCAGAGCAAAGGATGTGAAAGACATGGCAATCTCCAACCCCACAGGGACTTCAGGCGCAGAACAGGAAAGTGGTTCATCGGGAGACACGGTAACACGAGAACCAAGAGCCCATCTGTCGTCATTCCCAGTGGCCTGCATCTGggaagctccttctcctgccaaaGCCCCAAGCTCCAGGCCTTATTCTGCCATGAGATATCTGTGCAACCTGAGGCAGCCGGTAGAAAgtgggatgaagagatgaaaTCCTACAGTTTCAAGAatggatttctcttccttccctgagTGACTCTGACAAGCTGAAATCAGACCACACTCTGTTCCTGGGGAAATAACCTGCAGTCAAAACCAATCAGAGGCGGGATGCCAGTTCCAGCCAGCGTGTCCCCGGAGGACAATATTCTCTGGGAATCTATCCGGCATTTGTGTAGAGATGTAGGGGAAAGAAATACTGTCAAACGCAAGGGCTCAGCTAGTGGAGAGCAGCAGTGACAAGCAGCAGGACCGGAAGGCATCATGTGAGGAAACGCAccaaagggagagaaggaagggatcaGCGAGCAAAAGGCAAGTAAGAGCAGGAGAACAAAGTCTGCGGAGCGACAGGGGAGAAGAGCGAGTGGACGGAGGGCTGTGATGCCATGTCCTCTGTTTACCAAAGCGCCAAGGACCGCTGGCCCCAGCAGCGGCCATAGAGGGTTAATGGCTCTgaaggagggaggtggtggggtcGGGAGAATAGAACAGGGACTCCCGGGCAATTTCTGAAGGAATTGTGAGTTTACAGGTGCAGAGATGAGGTGGGGGTTTGGGTTTGTttgtggggtttttgttttttgttgcttACCGGGCAAGTTCATTGCCCTGGTCCCATGTAATGAATAACGTCCATCGCACTCATCCTAGTTCACCATGTGCTGATCACGCTCTGCACTTAGCAAAATGGCGTGACCTGACTTCAGAGCAACGAGAAAAAAACCATGCACATCCCACAATGGTTTGAttgtcaaaattaaaacaaaaaacaaaaacagttcttGGCACTGTGCATGAGTACAAGGAGGAGCTAAATGGAAGCTCGCAAGTGTCCCCGTgtggcagaagaaaaaaattgtcattcCATCCTGATGTTCAAGCTGGGCCATCTTTAGAGACGCTAAACCTCTAGATTTATAAAACCAAGCCATTCTCCCAGCCAGGATATGAAACTCCCAGGTTTTTAGCCtcgtgtcacttttttttttcacaattcaatgactttttttgGTTAATTCATAGAGTTGTACAATTATCACCACAATCCTGTTCTAGAAAACTTCCATCATCCTCCAAAAGTCCCCTGGTGGTCCCTGTTTTAATAGCACAATCTTCGCACCCCTCCCCCGCCAGCCCCCCCCCCATGTCCTGATGCGGGTGGGACCTACCCTCTGCTCTACCATCTCCGGCAAGAAGAGTGCACAGCTCTCCTTACGGACCGGCTGGTGGATCTTACGCCATCTTGTCAGGGAGCGTCCCCTCTACCTTGCACCACTGGGATTTATGGCCTTTGCTTTTGTCCTGCCTTCAGTGCACAAGAGAGACAGCAGGGTGCTATGTGAACCTTAGAGGGAATTAAGGGCAATCAGAAGGCCAGCCTCCGAGTTAGGGCTTTTTCCAGGCTGGTTCCACTCATGCCTTTCTCCTAAATcccttttctgtgtttattttactatttctaCTGTTCGTCTGTCTTGAACCTCTCTGTAAGCTTCTTAAGGTTGGGGAACCCTACGGTGGACATATTGCAGTGCTGTACAGCAGAGTATGTATCTGAGACTTGTCaggtcctttctctctctctgtctctctctctctctctctttccccctctccCCTCATCTTATCCTTGCAACTTCAGGAAATTTCTGCAAGACATTTTTCTAAACCCACAGCAATCTCATCTTGCTTCATAAGTTCAGGACGTCCCCCCACAGAGGTGAGCATGGTAGGAGAGGCTGCTATACTGAGATGGCAGGGAACAGGGGGATCTCTAGCCAGAGAACAACTTCTTAGCAAACACCCTACGATCCCAGCTGTCCTAGAGTTCACAGCACGATCTCAACAGAAATGCCATAGGTGCTCCCACCtactgaaaggtggagagagggagaaggatagAAAGATACACATAGAGGGAAGAAGaggttaaaacaacaaaagggcAAAAACCAGAAAcgtgagaagaaaaaaatgcagagaAAGTGAATAATGAATAGAAAGAGGAAAATGCAGAGAAAAGGAGATGattagaaagggagggaggaggcagcagTGAGGGCACAGAACTGGAGAAGGAGACTAAAGTAGATAGAGTcaaaaaaagactcagaaagggccagccccggtggcttagcagttaagtgcacgcgctccgctactggcagcccgggttcagatcccgggcgcgcaccgacacaccgcttctccggccatgctgaggccgtgtcccacatacagcaactagaaggatgtgcaactatgacatacaactatctactggggctttggggaaaaaaaaaaggaggattggcaatagatgttagctcagggctgatcttcctcacaaataaataaataaataaataaataaataaataaataaataaaactgtttaaaaaaaagaaagagagtgagGTGGCCACTGAGGAAAGGGAAATCAAAACCTTGCTTGGTCCCAAGTGCATGCTCTCCCGCCATCCCTCCGCCCCTCCTCACCCTGAGTTCTACTTTAGCTCAAAGGACTGAGCCAGGAGTGAAATTCCCCAATAGTAGAACCTACCTCAGATGCAAAGACGGCcagctgtctgtctctctccttggggATGATCAGGCTGGAGGAATGTCTCACATCTCAGCCAAGCTGACAGATCCAGGAGGCCCTCTGGGAGCTCCTGCTGCCTTGAGTCAGGTGTAACGATGAACCCTGCCTTTGCTGGCAGCTCTAAAATCGCCACCCCAGCTGTCGCAGCAACAGAGGCTGAATATTCTCTCGGTGCACAGGGCACAAAATCCACATGAAGAagctcagagtcagagaaggatcGCTTGGCAAAATCCTTCCCAGAAACTAGGTCAGGTCACAGCCTCTCAGTTTTTCTTCGACGTCTTAAGAAGAGCCACCTACAGGATTCCTAGGAGCAAAGCTAGACTCTCTGGAGAAAGGAATatcatttttctctgtctctcttagtGCTGGGTGGAACCTCACTCTGAGGAGTCGAGAAGTCCATGATACTGTGGACTAAAACTATTATGACTCTCGGCAAGGCCCAGCCCAGCTGCCTCTCCAGGAGCATGTCCCCTCCAAGGCTCCCCTTGTCATTTTGAAAAAGATAATATTGACATTGGTTTAACTGGCAGTTGCTTAGCATTCAAGTTTCTGGAGAATCAGGGGTGAGATGAGGCAGCTTCAATGACTGGGTGGGGAAACCAGGAAGAAAGGGCCAGGGAGGAAGTTTTGGCGACCTGCTACCCCCTCATTTTCCGAAGGTCACACATCCCTGTCCTGTCACTAGCAGTCCCTAAATCAATATGTGGGAGGTGTTCCCATTTCAGAAGCTGAGAAAATGTAGTCTCCTGTTCTCCCTTGCTGCCCAAATCAGAAGATAGAGAGAACAGTCTGGAAGGTTGATATGGCAACCAGAGTCCCTGGAGAGCCCAGCTTTCCACAAACCCTTACTTTCAGGCATGCTCTGACTTGAAAAGGAAATGTTTGATTAGGTGTGGTGATGAGGATGATCACATGCACATATATAGAGATACATGCATACCTGTTCCAACAGTTACCCTCAGCTGGAAGCATCCCTTTTGCCTCTGGAATGGGTCCTTCCTTTCCCCAAATAGCCAGGAGTAACGGAACAGATTTGGAAAACCAGCACTTGATGGCCTCAGAGCAGCTTCTGAATCATGAACTCCTCTCTCTCCTACTGTATTTCAGGTTTGGAGAAGCCACACTCCTAATCAAGGTGGCCTCTGGCCCTGGAAGCCTGGCCCGCTAAGCCTGTCTAAAGTGTATCCTCCTTGCAGAAGGGTAAGAAGAAAGACTGAGGCCCAGTTGAAGAGACTAAAGAGGGATTTAAGGAGCTAATGCCCAGAATGGCCTATTCTTGGACTTTGGATCCAAAGCAGGACCTCTGGGGAGAGGCCTTGCCTTTGGGAGATAGGGAAAGAGGATAATGAACTAAAAGTCAAGTCTAAAATTCACACATTTGCATAGCATCATTCCCAGCTTCCCAGGTGAGTTCGACATTCTCCATGAGGTAGGGAGGGGAAGACATTAATGTTCCCATTTAatgggtggggaaactgaggcacaaggaggaACTGTGGCACCAAAGTTACCCTGTAAAACTGTGGTAAAATCCAGATTTAGATCTGGCACTCACAGGAGCCACAGTGTCTCTCAAGAAAACCCTCAAAAGGCCATCTTTCATAAGTTGCtcgagaaaataatttttttttaaaaattctcacaaAGAGTCTTAAAGGatagatataaaattaaaaacacgtTAACAGTCCTTTCGGTTTCTGAACTGCACCCAGAAGAGCTCAGAACAGTACATCACAGTTTATCAAGGCAACAAACTAATGATGATGCTACTAGGAGAGAAATGGGGGGAAGTGGACGATGGGATGGAAGGCAGCGGTTTCACGATGCAAGAGGATGGCTTAGTCCCGGTGGTACCACCCCTACATTACCTTACCAGGGAGAACAGGTCGGCTGCAGCTCTGAGGGGCAGAGCAAGCGAATGTTTGCTTGACTCAGCAAAAAACCTCCAACAGTCAGGCTGTGAGCAAAGGAATAATGCTTCTTCCCACTCTAACCACCTACTTCATTGCCCATAAAATGGGCAGAGACCCAGGCTGGCACCCAGCGTGTGCTCCCTCTTGTCTCTGGGTTTCAGCTGGAGGTTGCTTTAGAAAGGCTTCAACTGCAATCCTAAGTCAAATCCCCAGGAAGAAGGGTGGAGGGCTAGAGAGGATTAGGGGAAAGCAAGTGAGAGAGATTTGCCTTCTGCAACAAAATTCCTCTGCCCCTTCAAGATGACAATGTCTAAGTGGCACCTCTCTTCACAAATGCAGTCAAGCCAACTGCTTGACTCTATTCACCCTTTTCTACTGGCTCTGTGGTTCCCTTGTTCCAGTTCCTCTGCACAGGAAGGCACTTGCACAAAGAGAGTATTTGGCTCTAAGAAGGAACCTTCCTGGAAGCTAAAGATCAGGGGATCAGAGTGGGGAGGACTAAACACAGACCAAAAGCTGATGTCTACTGTGCCAGAACACACCTGGAGAAATCCATTGCCCCCTCTGGTCCAGGACTGACTCTAATGTCCTCCAAATGGCCAAATTTAATTGTAGTTTCTCTAATTCTGTCCAATATTAGAGATGAATAACATCTTTTGAGGCTGCGCAGCTAAAGGCTCTACGGAGGGTCTTCTGCAAAATGACCAGCGGGTGTTACAGGGCACTGGAATAAAACAGCAAGATGAGTATTCTTTCTGTCCTCCAGCTTCTGCTAGTCACCACATGGCCAGAAGCTAAGACAGGTGCATGCCCCAAAGCTAAAGAGAGAAACAGGACCCATGTATGCTTGGTTTCCATCCTGTTGACATCTCTGTTCTTAGAGATATTACAAGTCCCAGACATGAAAAAGCAGTCTTGAGGGATGGTCAGATGGAAATCTCATCCATGTGacagaagatgggcatgaatgggTGGCACCATTAGAAtttcaaaaatgtcacttagaTGGATAAACCTTGAATGCTGCAGGGATCAAGCAACAAGGTTGACAGTCCAGACTGCCATCCACTCGGTGGAGGAGAAGGGGTCAGAAAGTCAACTGGAGCCAGGGTGAGAGTAGTGGAGAATGAGAAGGAAGGCTAAGAGATTGTCTGCTCAGTGCCATCCTTCTCGTGCAGGCCCTGCCTGCACTGGTCAAACCTCAGTGAGCATCCTTTTCTCTGCATACACCCGATGTGGAGTGGGAAGGTAGCTGGGTCTCCGTTCCCGGGGACCCTCGGAGAATTCAGGCTTGCCAAGTCCATTGTCAGCTGCCTTCAGGTCCGGTGCAGGCTGCCCACAAGTGACATGGGTATACTGGCCTTGCTCCTCCTGCTCCGTCTCCCGGTGGTAGAAGTAGTTGAAGTTGGAGACAATGACAGGCACAGGCAGGGCGATGGTGAGGACCCCAGCGATGGCACACAGTGAGCCCACGATCTTGCCCCCCACTGTCATGGGGTACATGTCCCCATAACCCACCGTGGTCATTGTTACTACTGCCCACCAGAAGGCATCCGGGATGCTGGGAAAGAGCGAATCATCATCATCGGCCTCTGCGAAGTAGACGGCACTGGAGAAGAGGATGACtccgatgaagaggaagaagatgagCAGGCCCAGCTCCCGCATGGAGGCCTGCAAGGTCTTGCCCAGGATCTGCAGCCCCTTGGAGTGGCGGGAGAGCTTGAAGATGCGGAACACCCGGACCAGGCGGATCACTCTGAGGATGGCGAGGGACATGGCCTGCTGCCCGTTCTGGCCCCCGCCTCCACTGGCTGactgctgctcctgctgctgcaCCAGCTCAGTGCCCAGGGTGatgaagtaggggaagatggccaCCAAGTCAATGATGTTCATGATGTTGCGGAAGAAGGCTGGCTTGCTGGGGCAGGCGGAGAAGCGCACCAGGAGCTCAAAAGTGAACCAAACAATGCACAAGGTCTCCACCAGAAAGAAGGGGTCAGTAAAGAAGGAGCCCCCAAAAGTACTTAGTGAGGATGAGCCCCCTGGCACCATTCCTCCAGGGGTGATGCCAGGATGAAATGTATAGGAATCgtcttcatcctcctcttcctcctgactGCCCCTGGAAATTGGGGAGACTCTGCTCACACCACCACCATTGCTTCCAGCTCGACCATCTGCACGGAACTGGGGCAGGGTCTCCAGGCAAAAGATGACGATGGAGATGAGAATGACCAACACGGAGACGATGGCTATGCCCCTGGCCGGCCCAGAGCTCTCTGGGTACTCGAAGAGAAGCCAGACCTGGCGCTGGAAGGGCTGGGAGGGGAGCGGCTTCTCGTCCTCACCACCCTCGGGCAGGCAGCCCTCATCCTCCCGGAAGGCGGCCAGGGCCTCATCTCCAAGTTGGTAGAAGCGAATCTCCTCCAGGAAGATGTCCAGGGGCACGTTGACCGGCCTCCGCAGGCGGCCCCCCGACTGGTAGTAGTAGAGGATGGCGTCGAAGCTGGGCCGGTTGCGGTCGAAGAAGTACTCGTTCCTCAGGGGGTCGAAGAAGCGGACGCGGCGGCCCGGGTCTCCCAGCAGCGTGTCGGGAAACAGCGACAGGGTGCGCAGTTGCGTCTCAAAGCGCAGCCCCGAGATATTGATCACCAGCCGCTCGCTACTACAtaagcccccgcccccgccggccTCCGGGAAGTCTCCCGCGTCCTGCTGCTCCCCCTCCGGCCCACGGACCTCCCCTGGCGCCGCCAGCGTAAGGGATTTCTCCGATCTCATGTCCCCTCCGCGGCGCGCTCCCCGCCACTAGGACGGCGCCCACCGCACGACCTCTGGAGTCGGCACTGCTTCTCAGCTCCCAGCTGCGCCCTCTTTTTAGGGTGGGGCTCGCGCTCCTATGGACTCGCGGTCTGACCTGGCTATTGGGTCTGTGAGCCCTGAAGCCCTGATCCCTGCAACTCTAGGTCTGGGGAGGTGACCTGGGCGCAGAGGATTTAGCTCCGCGCCTCCAGTTATCCGCGTCTGGGTGCTGGAGATTACTGGGATACCTGGAACTGCAAACTGGTGCGTGTGAACTGGCTCCCCGAAAAGACGTGTGGCTTCGCCCCTTGCCGTGCCTGAGACTGGGCTCCGGGACGCAGGGGTCCGCCGTCCAGACGGGTTAGATCTTCCCAGCTCCCACTGCGCTTCTCCAACAGCTCCAGACCCCCGGCTACCGCTAGTACCGAAGCGCCAGATGCGCCTCCCTCCGGCTCGGCAAAGACTCCTGCCGGGGCTCGGCCTCCGCCCTACGTCCACCGCGGGCTCGGTCTGGACAAGGTCACCGTTCCCGCCGCCACAGCCGCCACCTCCTCCCAATGAGACGCTCCGCAGGCTTCGGAGAGGGCCCTGGGGCTGCCCCGGCGCCGGGGCGCGGGGACCCTCCTCCCCACCGCTCGAGCCTTCGCTGCAGCCGCCGCAGCTGCAGCGGCTGGGCTCTCGGCTCTGCCCTTCCTTCCCAACACACACTCTCCAAGTGACGTGGCAGGCCCCGCCTGCTGCCCCCTCCCACCCACTCCCTCATCACACCCCTCGCCCAGGGGCTGCTGCGAGCCAGGACGCTGGGGAAACAGACACATACTTGCCTCACCAGTAA
Proteins encoded:
- the KCNA6 gene encoding potassium voltage-gated channel subfamily A member 6; its protein translation is MRSEKSLTLAAPGEVRGPEGEQQDAGDFPEAGGGGGLCSSERLVINISGLRFETQLRTLSLFPDTLLGDPGRRVRFFDPLRNEYFFDRNRPSFDAILYYYQSGGRLRRPVNVPLDIFLEEIRFYQLGDEALAAFREDEGCLPEGGEDEKPLPSQPFQRQVWLLFEYPESSGPARGIAIVSVLVILISIVIFCLETLPQFRADGRAGSNGGGVSRVSPISRGSQEEEEDEDDSYTFHPGITPGGMVPGGSSSLSTFGGSFFTDPFFLVETLCIVWFTFELLVRFSACPSKPAFFRNIMNIIDLVAIFPYFITLGTELVQQQEQQSASGGGGQNGQQAMSLAILRVIRLVRVFRIFKLSRHSKGLQILGKTLQASMRELGLLIFFLFIGVILFSSAVYFAEADDDDSLFPSIPDAFWWAVVTMTTVGYGDMYPMTVGGKIVGSLCAIAGVLTIALPVPVIVSNFNYFYHRETEQEEQGQYTHVTCGQPAPDLKAADNGLGKPEFSEGPRERRPSYLPTPHRVYAEKRMLTEV